A window from Listeria seeligeri serovar 1/2b str. SLCC3954 encodes these proteins:
- a CDS encoding O-methyltransferase translates to MNDIIHDYLLKHIPKSSPFFEELEDYAKENEVPIMEPDSLHCLLQILDIQKPKRILELGTAIGYSALKMADKLPNTEIVTVERDEERYNKAIHNIERYGAADRIKVLLTDAIEGAEEILAYGPFDAIFIDAAKAQYEKFFHIYTDSLAPDGVIYSDNVLFKGLALDLSPEKQRKLRVARKMRNFNDFLVTHPDFETTTIPLGDGLSISKRKKTGGIS, encoded by the coding sequence GTGAATGATATTATTCATGACTATTTATTAAAGCATATTCCAAAGAGTAGCCCTTTTTTTGAAGAATTAGAAGACTATGCGAAAGAAAACGAGGTTCCGATTATGGAGCCGGACTCACTTCATTGTTTACTGCAAATTTTGGATATCCAAAAACCGAAAAGAATTTTAGAACTTGGTACAGCGATTGGTTACTCTGCGCTAAAAATGGCAGATAAACTTCCAAATACCGAAATCGTGACAGTTGAACGTGATGAAGAACGCTATAATAAAGCAATACATAATATTGAGCGCTACGGAGCCGCTGACAGAATAAAAGTCTTACTAACTGATGCCATTGAAGGGGCGGAAGAAATTTTAGCTTATGGTCCGTTTGATGCGATTTTTATTGATGCAGCCAAAGCGCAATACGAGAAGTTTTTCCATATTTATACTGATTCTTTAGCACCAGATGGAGTGATATACAGCGATAACGTTCTTTTCAAAGGTTTAGCGCTGGACTTGTCGCCTGAAAAACAACGCAAACTCCGAGTGGCTAGGAAAATGCGGAATTTCAATGATTTCTTAGTGACACACCCTGATTTTGAGACAACGACCATACCTCTTGGTGATGGCCTATCTATTTCAAAAAGAAAGAAAACTGGAGGCATATCATGA
- the greA gene encoding transcription elongation factor GreA: MATEKVFPMTLDGKAKLENELQELKTVKRKEVVERIKIARSFGDLSENSEYDSAKDEQAFVEGRITTIENMIRNAQIIDAAESHNGLVTLGNTVTFVELPDGEEETYTIVGSAEADPFEGKISNDSPIAKGLLGHKEGEEVTIQTPAGDMNVKIEKITAS, translated from the coding sequence TTGGCGACAGAAAAAGTATTTCCAATGACCCTAGATGGGAAAGCAAAATTAGAAAATGAATTACAAGAGTTAAAGACAGTAAAACGTAAAGAAGTAGTAGAACGAATTAAAATTGCCCGTAGTTTTGGGGATTTATCTGAGAACTCCGAGTATGATTCGGCAAAAGACGAGCAAGCATTCGTGGAAGGTCGTATCACTACTATCGAAAATATGATTCGCAATGCGCAAATTATTGATGCTGCAGAATCGCATAATGGTTTAGTAACACTTGGAAACACAGTTACTTTTGTTGAATTACCAGATGGCGAAGAAGAAACATACACCATCGTAGGTAGCGCAGAAGCAGATCCTTTCGAAGGTAAAATTTCCAATGATTCTCCAATTGCCAAAGGTTTACTTGGACATAAAGAAGGTGAAGAAGTAACTATTCAAACACCGGCTGGCGATATGAACGTTAAGATTGAAAAAATTACTGCATCTTAA
- the yhbY gene encoding ribosome assembly RNA-binding protein YhbY has product MLTATQKRFLRKEAHSIQPIFQVGKGSVSPNLIIQVKEALEARELIKISILQNCEEDKQTVAEKISSRTGAYIVQVIGRTIILYKQSVNKQQIKLP; this is encoded by the coding sequence ATGTTAACAGCTACACAAAAACGTTTTTTAAGAAAAGAAGCACATAGCATCCAACCAATTTTCCAAGTGGGAAAAGGAAGCGTGTCACCAAACTTGATTATTCAAGTAAAAGAAGCACTAGAAGCAAGAGAATTAATTAAAATTTCTATTCTACAAAACTGTGAAGAAGACAAACAAACTGTTGCCGAAAAAATTAGCAGCCGAACAGGGGCATATATTGTCCAAGTTATTGGTAGAACGATTATTCTTTACAAACAATCGGTTAATAAGCAACAAATTAAGTTACCGTAA
- a CDS encoding DUF1510 family protein, translating into MADNRQSNNRRVKQNMVEGSRSQQNTKRKKTNLILNILIIVVSLLIIGSLYFVLFKTESDPADQSNKTASSTAKKEDAAKSNNSSENEEKASDDKTETTDSDDPNVAKVITKDWKPIGTEQTGDHVNSYSSTSVDWQEKRKAFSEATDIPVEDTSLWFVEQGADPATQAIGTLSTKETPDKAYRVYITWVDGEGWQPTKVEELKTNDKR; encoded by the coding sequence ATGGCAGACAATCGACAATCTAATAATCGTCGGGTTAAACAAAACATGGTCGAAGGGTCTCGTTCACAGCAAAATACCAAGCGAAAGAAAACCAATCTAATCTTAAATATTTTAATTATCGTGGTAAGCTTACTTATCATTGGTAGCTTGTATTTTGTTTTGTTTAAAACAGAGAGCGATCCGGCAGATCAATCTAACAAAACGGCATCTTCAACAGCGAAAAAAGAAGATGCCGCTAAATCAAACAATTCTTCTGAAAACGAAGAAAAGGCAAGCGATGATAAAACAGAAACAACCGATAGTGACGACCCAAACGTGGCGAAAGTTATCACAAAAGACTGGAAACCAATTGGGACTGAGCAGACCGGTGATCATGTGAATTCGTATAGCTCAACAAGTGTTGACTGGCAAGAAAAACGAAAAGCATTTTCTGAAGCGACAGATATTCCAGTTGAGGATACATCGCTTTGGTTTGTAGAGCAAGGTGCTGATCCAGCCACACAAGCAATAGGAACACTTTCAACTAAAGAAACTCCGGATAAGGCGTATCGTGTTTATATTACTTGGGTAGACGGTGAAGGATGGCAACCAACTAAAGTAGAAGAACTTAAAACAAACGACAAAAGATAA
- the mltG gene encoding endolytic transglycosylase MltG, with the protein MKNTKGKKITIIISIIILILVIATFSGYYYVKSQLEPRNEASTEKIVVEIPAGSSISDISTILEDKKVINNASIFSFYVKYNNDTNLKAGNYELSPAMNTDQIVKKMQEGKTIAPEKLVIPEGYTLDQIAERIVAYQPKLKKADVLSTMDNPDFIATMMDKYPDTVTSDVLKKDIKHPLEGYLYPATYTFKETDVPAETIIEEMVKATDVNIAKYRDELTKQKMSVHDFLTMSSIIEKEATENVDRKKIASVFYNRLDADMPLQTDPTVLYALGKHKSKTTYEDLKVDSPYNTYQNKGLPPGPISNSGDSSMEATLYPEKTDYLYFLANTKTGQVYFSKTLEEHNKLKEEHITKNN; encoded by the coding sequence ATGAAAAATACAAAAGGAAAGAAAATTACAATTATCATCTCTATTATTATTTTAATTCTAGTTATTGCCACTTTTTCTGGATATTATTATGTAAAATCACAGCTGGAACCAAGAAATGAAGCAAGTACTGAAAAAATCGTCGTAGAAATACCAGCAGGATCAAGCATTTCCGACATTTCTACTATTTTGGAAGATAAAAAAGTGATCAATAATGCTTCTATTTTTTCTTTTTATGTAAAATATAATAACGATACTAATTTAAAAGCTGGTAATTACGAATTAAGCCCAGCAATGAATACGGATCAAATCGTGAAAAAAATGCAAGAAGGTAAAACGATCGCTCCAGAAAAACTTGTTATTCCTGAAGGATATACGCTGGACCAAATTGCCGAAAGAATTGTTGCATACCAGCCTAAACTCAAAAAAGCGGATGTTTTAAGTACGATGGATAATCCTGATTTTATTGCCACAATGATGGATAAATATCCTGATACAGTTACTAGTGACGTCTTAAAAAAAGATATTAAACATCCACTTGAAGGATATCTTTATCCAGCAACATATACCTTCAAGGAAACAGATGTTCCAGCAGAAACCATTATTGAAGAAATGGTAAAAGCAACCGACGTGAATATCGCTAAATATCGCGATGAATTAACAAAACAAAAAATGTCTGTTCATGATTTTCTAACGATGTCGTCTATTATCGAAAAAGAAGCAACCGAAAATGTTGACCGTAAAAAAATTGCCAGCGTTTTTTATAATCGTTTAGATGCGGACATGCCTCTTCAAACAGATCCAACCGTCCTATATGCGCTTGGAAAACACAAAAGCAAAACAACTTATGAAGATTTAAAAGTAGATTCACCATATAATACTTACCAAAATAAAGGTTTACCACCAGGCCCAATTTCGAATAGTGGAGATTCGTCTATGGAAGCTACTCTTTACCCTGAAAAAACCGACTATCTGTATTTCTTAGCTAACACAAAAACAGGCCAAGTTTATTTCTCCAAAACGCTAGAAGAGCACAACAAACTTAAAGAAGAGCATATCACAAAAAATAATTAA
- the yqeH gene encoding ribosome biogenesis GTPase YqeH, whose translation MTEEMRCIGCGAIIQTEDPDKIGYAPKSSLNNEQVICKRCFRLKHYNEIQDVALTDDDFLRILNQISTKQALIVYVVDIFDFDGSWLPGLPRFAGNNPVLLVGNKEDVLPKSLKRDKLTRWMRTRAKEQGLSATDVVLVSAERGHGFDTLLEKIEELRNGQDVYVVGCTNVGKSTLINRIIKQASGENNVITTSQFPGTTLDKIEIPLADGNVLVDTPGIINHHQMAHFIDTDTLKAITPKKEVKPAVFQLNEEQTLFLGALARLDYVSGGRKSLVVYVSNNLPIHRTKLEKADALYEKQAGFVLQPPTEEGMKTLPKLVPYTFNVKEKADIVFSGLGWVTIPEGGAKVTAWVPEGVSATIRTSLV comes from the coding sequence TTGACAGAAGAAATGAGATGTATTGGTTGCGGAGCGATTATTCAAACCGAAGATCCCGACAAAATCGGTTACGCACCAAAATCATCCTTAAACAATGAACAAGTTATTTGTAAAAGATGTTTTCGATTAAAACATTACAATGAAATTCAAGATGTCGCTTTAACAGATGACGATTTTCTACGTATTTTAAATCAAATTAGCACGAAACAAGCGTTAATCGTCTATGTAGTGGACATTTTTGACTTTGATGGTAGTTGGTTACCGGGATTACCACGTTTTGCAGGTAACAATCCAGTTTTACTCGTCGGTAATAAAGAAGATGTGCTTCCAAAATCGTTAAAACGAGATAAATTAACTCGTTGGATGCGGACACGTGCTAAAGAACAAGGATTATCCGCTACAGATGTTGTACTTGTCAGTGCTGAAAGAGGGCACGGATTTGATACTTTACTCGAAAAAATTGAGGAACTAAGAAATGGTCAGGATGTTTATGTAGTAGGTTGTACCAATGTTGGTAAATCGACATTAATTAACCGGATTATTAAACAAGCTTCTGGTGAAAACAATGTGATTACTACTTCTCAATTTCCTGGAACAACCTTGGATAAAATTGAAATCCCACTTGCTGATGGCAACGTCCTAGTAGATACGCCGGGAATTATCAATCATCACCAAATGGCTCATTTTATAGATACGGATACGTTAAAAGCAATTACACCAAAAAAAGAAGTAAAACCAGCTGTTTTTCAATTAAACGAAGAACAAACACTGTTTTTAGGTGCCCTTGCTAGACTAGATTATGTATCCGGTGGCAGAAAATCACTTGTTGTCTATGTATCAAACAACTTACCAATTCACCGCACAAAACTAGAAAAAGCAGATGCACTATACGAAAAACAAGCTGGATTTGTGCTTCAACCACCAACAGAAGAAGGTATGAAGACACTACCAAAACTAGTACCTTATACGTTTAATGTGAAAGAAAAAGCGGATATCGTATTTTCAGGACTTGGTTGGGTGACAATTCCAGAAGGTGGCGCGAAAGTAACTGCTTGGGTCCCAGAAGGTGTCAGCGCAACTATCCGGACATCACTCGTTTAA
- the udk gene encoding uridine kinase, translating into MTNKPIVVGVTGGSGSGKTSVTKAICDHFSGHSILMIAQDVYYHDQANISFEDRLKVNYDHPLAFDTDLLISHIAALRRYETIEKPIYDYEKYTRKEEVEIQEPREVIILEGILILEDKRLRDLMDIKVYVDTDDDIRFIRRLLRDMKERGRTMDSVIEQYLSVVKPMHNEFIEPTKKFADIIIPEGGENHVAIDLMTTKIESILQKHV; encoded by the coding sequence ATGACAAATAAACCGATAGTAGTAGGTGTAACTGGTGGTTCAGGTTCAGGCAAAACAAGTGTGACAAAAGCGATTTGCGATCATTTTAGTGGTCATTCGATTTTGATGATTGCTCAAGATGTTTACTACCATGATCAAGCAAACATCAGTTTTGAAGACCGTTTAAAAGTAAATTATGATCATCCACTTGCTTTTGATACAGATCTGCTTATTTCACATATCGCAGCACTTCGCCGTTATGAAACAATTGAAAAGCCAATATATGATTATGAGAAATATACACGCAAAGAAGAAGTGGAAATCCAAGAACCGCGTGAAGTTATAATTTTAGAAGGTATCTTGATTTTAGAAGATAAACGATTGCGCGATTTGATGGATATTAAAGTGTATGTGGACACAGATGACGATATTCGCTTTATTCGTCGGCTATTACGCGATATGAAAGAACGCGGCAGAACAATGGATTCCGTGATTGAACAATACCTTTCCGTTGTTAAACCAATGCATAATGAATTTATTGAACCTACCAAAAAGTTTGCAGATATTATTATTCCAGAAGGTGGCGAAAATCACGTCGCAATTGACTTAATGACGACAAAAATTGAGTCCATCTTGCAAAAGCATGTATAA
- the yqeK gene encoding bis(5'-nucleosyl)-tetraphosphatase (symmetrical) YqeK: MERNEVLKKVEAAMPNERFKHTLGVEKAAVELAEHYHMDIEKARITALLHDYAKYYPDDKSKEIIGNEQYDPRLLEFHRSLWHAPVGAYLAEKEFGITDNEILEAIRVHTTGSASMSDFDKLIYLADYTEPGRTFPGVYKARRLALKSLDEAMLFALSSTITHLIKKQQSVFPDTLEAYNYFVNLNLEGDY; this comes from the coding sequence ATGGAAAGAAATGAAGTCTTAAAAAAAGTAGAAGCAGCTATGCCAAATGAGCGTTTCAAACATACTCTAGGCGTAGAAAAAGCAGCTGTAGAACTTGCTGAACATTATCATATGGACATCGAAAAAGCACGAATAACCGCTCTACTACATGATTATGCGAAATACTATCCAGACGATAAGTCAAAAGAAATCATCGGAAATGAACAGTATGATCCACGTTTATTAGAATTCCATCGTTCTTTATGGCATGCCCCAGTTGGTGCTTATTTAGCAGAAAAAGAATTTGGCATTACAGATAACGAAATACTGGAAGCGATTCGTGTGCATACAACCGGAAGTGCCTCTATGTCTGATTTTGATAAGCTGATTTATTTGGCAGACTATACAGAACCAGGGAGAACATTTCCTGGTGTATACAAAGCCCGTAGATTAGCACTTAAATCCCTTGATGAAGCCATGTTGTTTGCTTTATCTAGTACTATTACGCATTTAATTAAAAAGCAACAATCCGTTTTTCCAGATACATTGGAAGCTTATAATTATTTTGTTAATTTAAATTTGGAAGGAGACTATTAA
- a CDS encoding YqeG family HAD IIIA-type phosphatase: MLKQFSPDKMLNTPFGITAEQLRKMGKTTILTDLDNTLLAWDQLDATDEVINWFTILKEEGIKVMIFSNNNEERVARVAKAIDVPYLARAKKPLGGNFRWALKEMNATPEETVMIGDQIMTDIFGGNRQKLTTIFVRPVKQTDGMATKLNRMMEGVILKRLAKKNELKWEESL; this comes from the coding sequence GTGCTAAAGCAATTCTCACCAGATAAAATGTTGAATACTCCATTTGGAATAACAGCAGAACAACTTAGGAAAATGGGTAAAACCACGATCTTAACAGATTTAGATAATACACTGCTCGCATGGGATCAATTAGATGCTACCGATGAAGTAATTAACTGGTTTACGATATTGAAAGAGGAAGGAATCAAAGTGATGATTTTTTCTAACAATAATGAAGAACGAGTTGCTCGCGTGGCAAAAGCAATTGACGTCCCTTATTTAGCTCGGGCAAAAAAACCGCTTGGTGGAAATTTTCGCTGGGCATTAAAAGAAATGAACGCAACACCAGAAGAAACTGTGATGATTGGCGATCAAATTATGACAGATATATTCGGTGGAAATCGGCAAAAATTAACGACTATTTTTGTTCGCCCAGTGAAACAAACAGATGGCATGGCGACAAAGTTAAATCGAATGATGGAAGGCGTTATTTTAAAACGATTGGCTAAGAAAAACGAACTCAAGTGGGAGGAATCACTTTGA
- the aroE gene encoding shikimate dehydrogenase, whose protein sequence is MEKYVVIGNPIRHSLSPAMQNRIFQELGMEAEYNSVLIEENAFETEIKKLMDSGIRGFNITTPFKERILPFLDELEPLAADSGAVNTVLRKDDKWYGFNTDGKGYLEGLEEIRPITEKDSILITGAGGASKAIYLALKNHTNARITVANRTANKAVEMTKDNDNHHAMTLQEAEKNLADFTIIIQTTSIGLEASKNTSPISLTNLTKGTICSDIIYNPAETAFLKEAKENGAIIQNGLPMFVNQGALAFEIWTGVKPERTLMKEAVLEQLGGN, encoded by the coding sequence TTGGAAAAATATGTGGTTATCGGAAATCCTATCAGACACTCTTTATCACCTGCAATGCAGAACCGGATTTTCCAAGAACTTGGAATGGAAGCTGAATATAATTCTGTTTTAATAGAAGAAAACGCTTTTGAAACAGAAATTAAAAAATTAATGGATTCTGGAATACGTGGATTTAACATAACTACACCATTTAAAGAACGTATTTTGCCATTTCTAGATGAACTTGAGCCTCTTGCAGCTGATTCTGGCGCAGTAAATACTGTGCTTAGAAAAGATGACAAATGGTACGGTTTCAATACAGATGGTAAAGGTTACTTGGAAGGTTTGGAAGAAATTCGGCCAATCACGGAAAAAGACTCCATTTTAATTACTGGAGCAGGTGGTGCAAGCAAAGCCATTTATTTAGCGCTTAAAAATCATACAAACGCAAGAATAACTGTTGCTAACCGTACTGCCAATAAAGCAGTCGAAATGACTAAGGATAATGATAATCACCATGCGATGACACTTCAAGAAGCAGAAAAAAACTTGGCCGATTTTACGATTATTATTCAAACTACTTCAATCGGCTTAGAAGCTTCGAAAAACACCAGCCCAATTTCACTAACTAATTTAACAAAAGGAACAATCTGTTCGGATATTATCTATAATCCAGCCGAAACTGCCTTTTTGAAAGAAGCAAAAGAAAATGGGGCAATTATCCAAAATGGTCTACCAATGTTTGTTAACCAAGGAGCACTTGCCTTTGAAATATGGACTGGCGTAAAACCAGAACGAACACTGATGAAAGAAGCAGTACTCGAACAATTAGGAGGAAACTAA
- a CDS encoding nicotinate-nucleotide adenylyltransferase, whose product MKHKVGILGGTFDPPHLAHLRMAEEAKKQLGLEKILFLPNKIPPHKHISGMASPKERLEMLQLMIANNDCFEVDARELERSGKSYTYDTMRDMISEQPDTDFYFIIGGDMVEYLPKWYHIDDLVNMVTFVGINRPQYQTEVPYQVIKVTMPELTISSTEIRNDIENAQPFLPEKVWSYIKEHQLYGKK is encoded by the coding sequence ATGAAACATAAAGTCGGTATTTTAGGCGGCACATTTGATCCGCCACATTTAGCGCACTTACGTATGGCGGAGGAAGCTAAAAAACAACTTGGACTAGAAAAAATCCTTTTTCTTCCTAATAAAATTCCACCACACAAACATATCAGTGGAATGGCATCACCGAAAGAGCGGTTAGAAATGCTTCAATTAATGATAGCGAATAATGACTGTTTTGAAGTGGATGCACGTGAATTAGAGCGTTCAGGAAAATCCTATACGTATGATACAATGCGTGATATGATAAGCGAGCAGCCTGATACTGATTTTTATTTTATTATTGGCGGTGATATGGTAGAATATTTGCCGAAGTGGTATCATATAGATGACTTAGTAAATATGGTTACTTTTGTTGGCATTAATCGGCCTCAATATCAAACCGAAGTTCCGTATCAAGTAATCAAAGTTACCATGCCAGAATTGACCATTTCTTCGACAGAAATCAGAAATGATATCGAAAATGCACAACCATTTCTGCCAGAAAAAGTATGGTCATATATAAAGGAGCATCAGCTTTATGGAAAGAAATGA
- a CDS encoding 5'-methylthioadenosine/adenosylhomocysteine nucleosidase, which yields MRKVGIIGAMEEEVALLKDSMKSVEEMTIGGAKFYLGEIANKEVILLESGIGKVNAALGTTLLADRFKPEIIINTGSAGGMGEGLAVGDVIISDRLAYGDVDVTEFGYTYGQVPRMPAFYQGDAVLLKKAETIYRDYFSASENKAVFGLVITNDSFIMRPDQHEIIRTFFPDVKAVEMEAAAIAQVAYQFDIPFLIIRAISDLANQEATISFDEFIHLAAKQSATCIIELLKTI from the coding sequence ATGAGAAAAGTTGGAATTATAGGGGCAATGGAAGAAGAAGTAGCCCTATTAAAAGACTCCATGAAAAGTGTAGAAGAAATGACAATTGGTGGGGCAAAATTTTATTTAGGTGAGATTGCGAATAAAGAAGTAATCCTACTCGAATCTGGGATTGGTAAAGTCAATGCTGCTTTAGGCACAACCCTTCTCGCAGATAGATTTAAACCAGAGATAATTATTAACACTGGTTCGGCTGGTGGTATGGGTGAAGGATTAGCTGTCGGGGATGTTATTATTTCAGACCGGTTAGCATACGGCGATGTGGATGTAACGGAATTTGGTTACACATATGGACAAGTTCCACGCATGCCAGCATTTTATCAAGGCGATGCAGTTCTTCTCAAAAAAGCGGAAACAATTTATCGCGATTATTTTTCAGCAAGTGAGAATAAAGCCGTTTTCGGATTAGTAATTACTAATGATTCGTTCATTATGCGTCCTGATCAACATGAAATCATTCGGACATTTTTCCCAGATGTAAAAGCGGTGGAAATGGAAGCAGCTGCGATCGCACAAGTTGCTTACCAATTTGATATTCCGTTTTTAATCATTCGTGCTATTTCAGATCTAGCTAATCAAGAAGCGACCATCTCATTTGATGAGTTTATCCACTTAGCTGCTAAACAATCGGCAACTTGTATCATCGAATTACTTAAAACAATTTAA
- a CDS encoding M3 family oligoendopeptidase — MSKNYALTWDLENIYAGGSGSEELQQTLKEVKADLDSFVANVAAWDVPENVEASAEFLLLVNQNADISKILLTAGSFLECLASADINDTRANEISTLIYQYVATLATAEDEWHDKFAQVSDRVWNELMEQNGLSQISFILSEARTNRRKKGSKEQEAAINALAVDGYRGWSDHYDTIVGKLRMQVTLDGEEKEVSAGQALNLLNHPNREVRQAVFKEYTRVWQEEARLFSDTLNHLSGFRLATYDIRNWDNILDEPLAINRLDEQTLQSMWNVIQTHKPTFVRFLDRKANLLGLEKLSFYDVEAPLVFSSEPKKYSYQEGAEFIIEQFHKFSPKMADFAKHAFEKGWIEAEDRDNKRPGGFCTDFPVEKESRIFMTYDGAPGTVATLAHELGHAFHSHVIREEPFENTDYAMNVAETASTFAEMIIADASVKDAKTTEEKITLLEDKIGRSIAFFMNIHARFIFENNFYEARKHGVVSVDRLNALMEEAQREAYLDALDEYHPQFWASKLHFYIADVPFYNFPYTFGYLFSLGIYHKAQSEGAGYEDKYIALLKDTGSMTTEQLAEKHLGVDLRKIDFWEEAVQLAAKDVEDFLALTEEYVK, encoded by the coding sequence ATGTCGAAAAATTATGCATTAACTTGGGATTTAGAAAATATATATGCTGGAGGTAGCGGCTCTGAAGAACTACAACAAACGCTAAAAGAAGTAAAAGCAGATTTAGATAGCTTTGTCGCAAATGTTGCTGCGTGGGATGTTCCTGAAAACGTGGAGGCTTCCGCAGAATTCTTACTACTCGTAAATCAAAATGCGGATATCTCTAAAATTTTATTAACAGCAGGCTCCTTTTTAGAATGTCTTGCTTCAGCGGATATTAATGACACCCGTGCCAATGAAATTTCCACGCTAATTTATCAATATGTTGCAACACTCGCAACAGCTGAAGATGAATGGCATGACAAATTCGCCCAAGTGTCAGATCGTGTTTGGAACGAATTAATGGAACAAAATGGTTTATCACAAATCAGTTTCATTTTAAGTGAAGCACGAACTAATCGTCGTAAAAAAGGGAGTAAGGAACAAGAAGCTGCAATTAACGCGCTCGCTGTAGATGGTTATCGTGGCTGGTCTGATCATTATGATACTATTGTTGGAAAATTACGGATGCAAGTAACATTAGATGGCGAAGAAAAAGAAGTTTCTGCTGGTCAAGCACTTAACTTATTAAATCATCCAAATCGCGAAGTACGCCAAGCTGTTTTCAAAGAATATACTCGTGTTTGGCAAGAAGAGGCTCGTCTTTTCAGTGATACATTAAACCATTTATCCGGCTTTCGTCTTGCTACATATGATATTCGCAATTGGGACAATATACTGGATGAACCGCTTGCAATCAACCGTTTGGATGAACAAACACTTCAATCAATGTGGAATGTTATCCAAACACATAAACCAACTTTTGTTCGTTTCCTAGACAGAAAAGCCAACTTACTTGGTCTTGAAAAACTAAGCTTTTATGATGTAGAAGCCCCTCTTGTCTTTTCAAGTGAACCGAAAAAATACAGCTATCAAGAAGGCGCCGAATTTATCATTGAACAGTTCCATAAGTTCAGCCCGAAAATGGCGGATTTTGCCAAACATGCTTTTGAAAAAGGTTGGATTGAAGCAGAAGATCGCGACAATAAACGACCTGGTGGTTTTTGTACCGATTTCCCTGTTGAAAAAGAGAGTCGTATTTTCATGACTTATGACGGCGCTCCCGGAACTGTTGCAACACTTGCGCACGAACTTGGCCATGCTTTCCATTCACATGTAATTCGCGAAGAGCCTTTTGAAAATACTGATTACGCAATGAATGTTGCAGAAACAGCTTCTACTTTTGCGGAAATGATTATTGCCGATGCCTCTGTTAAAGACGCTAAAACAACAGAAGAAAAGATTACATTACTAGAAGATAAAATAGGCCGTAGTATTGCTTTCTTTATGAATATTCATGCTCGCTTTATTTTTGAAAATAATTTTTATGAAGCCCGTAAACATGGAGTAGTTTCTGTGGATCGACTTAATGCTTTAATGGAAGAAGCGCAACGAGAAGCATATTTAGATGCACTTGATGAATATCATCCGCAATTTTGGGCTTCTAAACTTCACTTCTATATTGCCGATGTACCATTTTACAATTTCCCGTATACTTTCGGCTATTTATTCTCACTTGGTATTTATCATAAAGCACAATCAGAAGGTGCAGGCTACGAAGATAAATACATTGCCCTACTGAAAGATACTGGTTCTATGACAACTGAACAACTCGCTGAAAAACATCTAGGAGTAGATTTACGCAAAATTGATTTCTGGGAAGAAGCAGTTCAACTTGCTGCTAAAGATGTTGAAGATTTCCTCGCTTTAACCGAAGAATATGTAAAATAA